In Thermococcus chitonophagus, the genomic stretch AAGTTAAACACTAGAACTGCCGTGAGGATTCCAAAGACGAGCTTCCTATTAAACTTTACGGTTTCATGACTTTCAGCTCTCTTTTTGCCTACTTCAAGGTTGAGAAAAGGTACCAATGAGAGTGCACCGATTATGAGGAGCAGGGAGTCGATTGCCATGGCCTCTATCCCGAGCTTTAAGGAGAGGAAGCCCGCTATTGGAAAGGCTACTAGTGATGTTACATTTTCAACGGTAGCTAGTGTTGAGTTTAGCCTTTGAAGTTCCTCCTCTTTCAAGGTCATCGACGCTATTAAGGAAAGCCCGTAATAGCGGTGAAGGATATCTAAGGCGGAAATTCCAGAAATTATCAGATAGAAGGCAATTAGATTTGACGATAGTGGAATTATAACTAGGACGAGTACTCCTTGAAGGAGAAGTGCCAAGAATGCTACCCTAACCTTCTTTTTGGTTCTATCGAGAGTTCTTCCCAAGATTGGTGGAAGGATAACCCAGGGAAGGTGCGAGAACAGCGCAAACCCTCCTATGCTCAGGAGAGAACTCGTACTGTTTAGTAGACTCCAAGGTAGGGCAACGCTTTCTATGGCATCACCTATAATCCTGAGAGCTGATGTTAGGAGGTGCAACTGGTAGAGCTTTTTCATACAGAGGGGATGAATTAATGAGGGTTAAAAATTTTGGTAGCTTGTCTAAGTCCTCTTTTATGTGCTTGGCAAATATTCCGGAATAGATAAACATAGTTTCGGTTTCTTCAATTGATTATTATGCCCTCATAGGAGTCCAGCTCATTGAGCACGGAGTTAAGCTTTTGCAGGGCCTCATGAAGCTTGGTTGGGTTCGGTGTTGGCTTAAAAGTGTAGCTATTGAACTTCTCATAGCTTTCTAGTTTGATGCAGTACCACTCTTTCAACCTAGCTCTCTTCAAAGACCCAGTACTTTTCCAGCTTGCATTCGAGTTTATCGTGTCGAGTTTTTGGTTTCAGGAGGTCTTTCCCCTCTCTCATCATTAGGACTCCTGACAACCGTCAAAATTTTATTCCATTATTTCTCCGATGATCTCAGTCGGAATGATATTTTAGATCTTTCTCCTGAAATAAGTTTTTCACTGAACTGAGTGGGTAATTCTGTGCTAAAGTTACGAAAGTTGCTAACTAAGGAACAGCCCTTGAGCAACATATGAGATAAGTTCAAAGAAAACACAGCTTTGGATTTTTTCTATCCTCTAAGAGGGAGTACTAGTGTCCCATCCCTCTCACTATTTAAGCTTCCCACCTGCTCACCTCTGACCAGAAAGCCTAAAGAAGTGATCACTGAATATAAATTCATGCTAGATAGCGACTTAGCGAGGGAGCTTCAGGATCTCAGGAAGACTTTGGAAGACCTAAAAAAGAGCTTTCTCATAGTTTCCCAACTTGCTCAAGCTTACCTTAGGCTGATCAACATATACGCCGAGTATGGAGGAATAGGCATTGACGTTGCTATTCCTGAGATAAAGAATGATTCTATAGCTAGGGAGATAGTTAAGGTGCTGTTTGACTTGAGAAAGGCCAATATAAGCCAAATAACCCGCGAATTAAAGGGTAGAAGAGGTAAAGCTTCAAGAAACACTGTTAGAAGTAAGATTAAGTTGCTTAAGGATCTTGGGATTGTCGTTGAGGTTCCTGGGGAGAAGGGGAAGGTGTATGCGCTCTCTCGAGATGTGATCAAGAGGTGGCTTGAGATGATCGGAATACCAATTACCCTTGATCACAATAATGAATATTGAGGTGGTTGAGATGGCTGAGGAAAAGAAGAAGCTGGAGGAACTTATGGAAGAGCTCGTAGAGGAAATGAAGAAGGCAAAGACTCCAGAAGAGCTTGAAGTACTTAAAAGGAAGGCAGAGATACTTGAAGACATTATAGAGACCTACGAGGGAGACAAAGACCTCGAAAAAGTAGCATTTTTAGTTGAAAAGCTTGGTGACGCTATAGAGGAGGTCATTGGGCCTATTAAGGATCTCCTCGCAGAACTTTACAACCCAGAGAGAATGCAGGTCATGGGGAAGAGCGTGGCTGAGTTCTACAAGACGCTGGTTGAGTCTGGAATGGACAAGGAGTCTGCCCTTGAGCTTACCAAAGAGTACATGGAGAGCATAAACATAGGAAAGCAACTCCTTAAGGCATTCGCTTCGTTTGTCCCAATGATGGGGCCTCACGGCCAGCATGGGAGAAAGGAGGGTAGCGAAGATTGATTTCCTCCTTCTTTAGATTTTTATTTAAGTTGGTGAGGATTTCTTTTGGTGTTGCGGGGATAGTTAGGATCGTTAATAGGGGGGAGAGGGCCTTCAAAAAAGCATTGATAAAAGAGGGCCTTCCCCAGGAAGTCGTTGAGGAACTAATGGAAGAATTTTCCTTACGTAAGGCATTTAACTTCCAAATGTTCTTCAGGTAACATGCCGTTCACTCCATTTCATTTGGGGCCTGCACTTCTCTTTTCCTACTTAATCCCCTATCTTGACATGTGGACGTTCTTAATGGCAAACGTTATAGTTGACTTCGAGCCCTTCCTTGTCCTCTCCTTTAACTTGGATCTAAAGTACGGGTATCCTCTGCACGGTTTCTTCCACACATACGTTGGAGGGGGAATTGTAGACCTTGTTTTGGCCTATGGGATGGCTCTTATCTATAGAACTACAGGAAAAGAATATAACATGGAAAGGCTGGGAATAACGGCTCTCTCGGGAGTTTTCCTTCATTATAACACTCGACTCGATAATGCATCCCGACGTGAAGCCCTTCTTTCCCTTAAGCTTTAGCCCTCTCTATGGTGCTACTTACGAGTTCAACGTTTATATGTTCTGCATCCTTTCATTTTTAGCTTGGTTGTCCTTCAAGTTCTTTATCCGCTCCCCTATTGAGGGATGGGAATAGATAACATTGAACCATTTTGGTGTCTTTACCGGAATTTCATCGTGCTCGCTTATCTTCTTCAGGGCCCTTATCATGCATCGGCTCCAACCAGCTCGGCCGCGAATTCATCTGCCTCTAGCTCACACTTGAGGTTAAACCTCGCGAGCCTGTATAGGAGACCGGCTACAAGAATTACGAAGGAGAGCACGATATATATCGTTAGAACGGCCTCTGGAAGCCTGTCTCCAATCTTGAGGAGGATTGTCATTGGGACTATATGGAGAATCGAGAGAGCGTAGCCCTTGAGCATGTGTCTCTTCTTAACGTGGCCCAACTCGTGCGCTATAATCGCGAGTAACTCATCCCTCTCTAGATGCTCTATCGCACCTTTAGTCACGAATATTGTTTTCCCCTTAGCCCCGGTCACGAGCGCGTTTATCCCCTCGTCCTCGATGAGGTATATTCCGTCCACGTCAACACCGGTCCTCCTGCAGAGCTCCTCTACTTCCTTTCTAAGTTCTCCTCCAAGAGGCCTAGCTTTCTCGGCCTGTTTAATTATTCTGGAGAAAGCCTCCGCAACGGCAAGCATCAGGGCCAAGAAAATGATAATTCTGAACTCCACGGGGAACAGGGCTGGGATTACCACGAATGCCACCGCGATTAGGAAGACCGCCCCCGATGCGAGGAGGAATGCCTTTAGGAGGTTCGTTTTGGCAGAGCCCTCAACTTCCTCCCTTATGAGATCCGCGACCGCTATAGAGGCGAGTATTGATATTATGACGGGTAAGAATAGTATTATCTTGTCAAGAGGCTCTTTGAATCTGCTGACGAAATCAAAGAATCCTAAAACCCCCGTAACCATGAAAAGTGCTAGCGTTATAAAAATTCCGATGAAAACGGCTCTCTCAACTCTAATGAACCTCTCCTGCTTTTCTAGTTTTCTCGCCCTTCTACCCTCTATCACAACAAACAATAGGGATGTGATAATTGATATTAACAGTAATATCTCCCACACGAGATTGCATTAAAAAATTGGGAAATTAAAAAGGCTTTCCCAGGATGGTTTCGTCTATATATCAATCACGAGCCCAGAAACTTCCTCTACTATCGCCTTGAATCTGTGGAAGTCAATAATCGAGGAGTTTACAATCCCCCTGAGGATCTCATAAAAGTCTTCTCCAACCTTTTGATGGAGATCATGGAGGATTAGTGCGCCTTTCGTGTAGGAGAGCTCCCAGAATCCCAACTTTCCCCACTCTGAGGGTTTTAGCTTTTCTGCCTCTGGGAATCTCTTAAGTACTGCCTCATAATTCCTCCGAAGGTTTTCTATGAATGAGTTAAATGCTTCTTCTCCATGAATTTCCCTAATTGCCAAGGCTGTGAGGTAATTGGCAAAGGCTTCATCAAAGAACCTGCTTAGGTGGGTCTCTGGAGTCACCCTGGGATTCCAGAGGTGAGCGAGCTCGTGGTAGAGGTTCGCAGGAATCTTCCTCCTTAATGAGCTCCCTGAGACAAGGGCATAGCCCTTTCCTGCCTGACCACCATAATTTTCGGGAGTTTCAATAACCGTGTACTTCGCTGTTTTCTTGCCGAGAATTGATGAGTAGAATTCATATGCCCTCTTTAACAGATCAAGCGTCCTCTTGATTCCCTTTATGCTCAGGACGAAGAGACGGAATTGTTCATCCTCTATCACGTGGAACGGGGCTATCGCAATGTCGAGCCTGTTGGTTCCCTCAATTATCAGGTGATTACTCCTAATTTCGCCACCAAATGCTATCGTCAAATCCTCTGGAACTCCTCCTATCTCTATTTCCGCATTAAATTCAGAGCTTACAACAGACTTAACAAGGTTTTTCAAAGGTGGGCTCTGCTGGAATCGGATAAAACAGTGAATCAGTTCTGAGGAGTGTATATTCTCGGTTTATCGAGTCTTTGAGATATGGAAGAACACTTTCATAGCTCTTCAGTTTTCCGGAGTATATTAGCTCGAGATTATTCGCGGGCTCCTCGAGTTCAACAACACTCACCTTGAATTTCTCAAATCCTTGAATTCCCTTGAGTTCCTGGGATAATTCCCTGTTTGCCTTCTCCACTTTGAGGCCTTTATTAAGTATGAAGGTTTTTGCTCTTCCCTTTAGGTTCATTTCTATACTCCCTTCAAGACTTCCAGTGCGGAGGTTTAAGTTCAGGGCCAGCTTGAGATTCTCAATCATTTTTAGGCCTCCTGAATTTCTTATTATACGCTTATTTTTCAGGAAACTTCCTTCAAAAATTAGATCCTTCAATTCTTTCAATGCTTGTATATGCTTTTCCCTGAATAATTTCCCTCTTCTACCCCGTGTTTTCAGCTTGAATGGATCCCGACCCTGAACCATGGTTCACCTCTGAACCTAATTTTACTCTCTTAAGTTTAAATATTACCAACATCTAAGCTTAACTGGGAGTTTAGTCTCTGAATAAATCCTAGTCAGCTTATCCAAAACTCTTAAAAGTTATAGGGTGAGTATTATACTATGCCAATAACTTTCATAAACAGGGAAAGGGAGCTTAAGTTTCTCGAAGAATTATGGGAGAAAGACAACTCGTTTCTTCCGATTTATGGGAGAAGACGTGTTGGAAAAACAAGACTTATGAAGGAATTCATTCGTGACAAGCCAGCCGTTTACTATCTCGCTCGCATCAGCACTTATCAAGATAATCTCCGGGAATTTTCAAGGGCAGTCCTCGATAAGTTTCCTTC encodes the following:
- a CDS encoding M1 family aminopeptidase — translated: MKNLVKSVVSSEFNAEIEIGGVPEDLTIAFGGEIRSNHLIIEGTNRLDIAIAPFHVIEDEQFRLFVLSIKGIKRTLDLLKRAYEFYSSILGKKTAKYTVIETPENYGGQAGKGYALVSGSSLRRKIPANLYHELAHLWNPRVTPETHLSRFFDEAFANYLTALAIREIHGEEAFNSFIENLRRNYEAVLKRFPEAEKLKPSEWGKLGFWELSYTKGALILHDLHQKVGEDFYEILRGIVNSSIIDFHRFKAIVEEVSGLVIDI
- a CDS encoding M48 family metalloprotease, encoding MIRALKKISEHDEIPVKTPKWFNVIYSHPSIGERIKNLKDNQAKNERMQNI
- a CDS encoding MFS transporter encodes the protein MKKLYQLHLLTSALRIIGDAIESVALPWSLLNSTSSLLSIGGFALFSHLPWVILPPILGRTLDRTKKKVRVAFLALLLQGVLVLVIIPLSSNLIAFYLIISGISALDILHRYYGLSLIASMTLKEEELQRLNSTLATVENVTSLVAFPIAGFLSLKLGIEAMAIDSLLLIIGALSLVPFLNLEVGKKRAESHETVKFNRKLVFGILTAVLVFNFALGSARIFIFSNLRRIKEGELLYGVLKSVTTFGSLIGVSALAYITHRKSVGVSRSLLLGVVLQSLALAMLGFPVLAVLSVSVFILGLGGELLNVSFDSIMQKYVPLERLGTIRGIFDVVATLIIPISQILVAWLIEGGAPQEVLSLSLGALAIASGLWIYRVIRIFNISTY
- a CDS encoding helix-turn-helix domain-containing protein, whose translation is MLDSDLARELQDLRKTLEDLKKSFLIVSQLAQAYLRLINIYAEYGGIGIDVAIPEIKNDSIAREIVKVLFDLRKANISQITRELKGRRGKASRNTVRSKIKLLKDLGIVVEVPGEKGKVYALSRDVIKRWLEMIGIPITLDHNNEY
- a CDS encoding GAT domain-containing protein; translation: MAEEKKKLEELMEELVEEMKKAKTPEELEVLKRKAEILEDIIETYEGDKDLEKVAFLVEKLGDAIEEVIGPIKDLLAELYNPERMQVMGKSVAEFYKTLVESGMDKESALELTKEYMESINIGKQLLKAFASFVPMMGPHGQHGRKEGSED
- a CDS encoding M48 family metallopeptidase yields the protein MWEILLLISIITSLLFVVIEGRRARKLEKQERFIRVERAVFIGIFITLALFMVTGVLGFFDFVSRFKEPLDKIILFLPVIISILASIAVADLIREEVEGSAKTNLLKAFLLASGAVFLIAVAFVVIPALFPVEFRIIIFLALMLAVAEAFSRIIKQAEKARPLGGELRKEVEELCRRTGVDVDGIYLIEDEGINALVTGAKGKTIFVTKGAIEHLERDELLAIIAHELGHVKKRHMLKGYALSILHIVPMTILLKIGDRLPEAVLTIYIVLSFVILVAGLLYRLARFNLKCELEADEFAAELVGADA